Within Sorghum bicolor cultivar BTx623 chromosome 2, Sorghum_bicolor_NCBIv3, whole genome shotgun sequence, the genomic segment TACTAGTTACCCATTATTTCTTtcatataaaaaagaaaaaatggtaCTGATCACACACTTTTTTTGAACGCAAACTGATCACACACTTTTTCGTAGTGACACCACCCATTTAGTATGTTCACCTTTTTAAGCACCTTATATTTTCCGACAGTTCGATCTCTCTCAATAAACGGTTTATCTTTGGCACTTGGCAGAGTGAAACAGTGATTAGTCTATTTTTTGATTTGGCTTCAACTTGTGCAAAAATTGATGAAATTAAAGTCGTaacattaaaaaaaaaaaccgcTAATATCTCACAAGGATGATTGTAAAGTGTACTACTTGAGGTTGGGTGGAAATGCTCTCGCGTAAGGCTTGAGCAAGATTGTGGACAGTTTGAATTAAAAAAACGAATAATATAGGTGGAATCAATAAGCCGATTTCACGGGATGCAGATAACTGAGTCACGTAGGTAGAATCAATAAGCCGATCCGATTTCACGGGATGCATATAACTGAGTCACGGTACAGAGGAGTTTGCCATGGAGACGAAGCTGCAACTACTGCTACTCGACAAGGGTTCACCGTTCaggaattctttttttttttgaaaagaactggcaggagctctgcctttcaatTAAGATAGGAAGAAAGGAAAAGGAGTTTATGTACAGCAGTTCCCCCTCCTCCCAAAGAAACCGGGGGAAAGAAAAGCAAAATACAAAACCACTTAAAACGATTATACGCTCCAAATTTGGGCCCTCCTCCACTGTAGGATATCTTCTTTTGTTCTCGCAGCCACCTGCAGCGCCATCTCATCTGTTAGATACCCAAATACATGGCACGGCGATTAATTTAGTGCATGTCTGAATACAATTTATTTAACGTCTGAAAATGAAAGATAAGCCCACTTAGGCACTGGAATGAGTATATTGAAGATAGGTTGTCGGAtcatataatagatagatcaatgCCGGCTGGAGAAGTCGCCAAGTCGTTGAGGCTTGCTGCCAGCTTCAAGAATCAAGACTGGGTTTCAGTTTCAGTTGCCTGATGAAATTTACACAGGCTGCCTCTTCAGAGTTCCTGCAGTGACCGCACATGGGCTAATATGGCGCTCAAAGCAAGAGGATAACCATACCTCGCCTACTCAGGGCAAGTCTGTAATAGCACATAGCATACAACTGTCTCGAATCTGATACAAAACAACAGTGTGACGCGACAGCCTTATCACATTGCCAATAGCACATCAATTTGTTctgaataaaataaaaaactacgaAAATTCATTGGACAAGCTACTTTCTGCATCTTTCACATCTGAAATTCTGACGTCCACACTAATTCAAGACAAATGAAAAAAGGAGCACTGTCTCATTCAAGTGAacaattcactaatgaacagaAGACGCCATCCATCTAATGATTTTCAACTGCACCTGCATGATCAAAGGCGAACGGTTTAATTGTACATCATCACAGCAACATAAAGCAGACATGGAATAAAACGTACAAATTGCCACTGCATTTCTGCACAGTGAGTAGCATCCAGAATTTAGATGCATTATGTAAGTATGAATCCCTGAATCTGATTCCCTTTGCACTATTGGGCTCCTTCAATGAAATGTTTTATCCACGCATGTTGGAAATAGAAATATAGAAACAAAGCACACAAcacacaacacacacacacacacacacacacacacacacacacaagtcTGTTATTAAATTAGTATTCACATTTCTTCAGCAGAAAACTCCTGGGGGCTAACTAATCAATCTTGCTTGTACTATAGTCAAAAATATATAATGTGAGCACTACTAACTTTCATAAAACGAAATATGAGACACAGAAATCCATTTGGTTCAAACAAAACACAAAATATGGAATTGTGCAAAGTAAAATGAAGTTCTTCTTACCTTTAAACAGAACCTGAGCTTGAGCTGAAGCTTTTCCACATGTTACTAGTTCATGCAGTGGATCCACATGAGACACTGAGCAATCACCATGATGACTAATCCATAACGTACGAAGAAGCCTAGCTTTGGAAAGAATGAGCTTCATAAAAGATATTTCATTTGGAAGCCAATTGATACCAGTCATCTCCAAAATTTGAAGATTGGCACACATGCCATCTTCCCACTGTGCATTTAGGAACTCTCCATTTAGCTCAACTTTCTGCACTTCGCCATTGTAGATCTTCACAAATGGATGTAGAAAAGGGTAGTTAGTCGAAAGCAGCAAGCCAACAATCTAAGTTCAATCAATGTAGGTAAGAATAGCTGAAAGGTAGTATTCAGCATTACCTTCATTTTAAGTTTTTCAAGATTCGGCATACTCTTTAGTAAGCAAAACACTGACAAAATGGGGGGCAGTTCACAGAAGTCCATGAACAATTTCAGGCTCTTCAAGTTGTCAAAGTTGCATGGAAGGTTTTCAAGTATCTTGGTCCCATTTACCTGGGAAAATAAAAGGAAAGAGAATAATATCAGAACAATGAAGCTGGAATACAGGACAACAATCATAAATCATGGATGAGTTTCACTTATTTTCCAGGAAGTGGGCACAGGCCATTCAAGTGAAGCAGTAATGGATACAATTAAAAATGGTTTGTATTTGATAGAAATCTTTCATATTGTTTAATTTTTTAGGCCATTTTATTACACCGAACAATACGACTGGGCCACAGCCCACACGTGCAAACAGAGGCAATCCCTTTTTTAAAGAATATATGATTGATATATAAGTTTTCTAAAGGTTTACTACACTTCAATAACCATAAATATAAGTTTAAGTAACAACACAGAAGGAACCAAAATGCAGTAGCTCAAAAGTCCTAAATTAGACTAGACCTGAAAGAATAGTGAATTAGTGACGCCAGTAAAATATGCATAATTTTTCTTCAAATACCTATGGAAAACCATTTCCCATTTCCAGGAATAGCACACAACCTCAAGTATACACAAAAGCAATAGTACAAGTGACTAACACAAGCAACACAATTAGGCACTAAGCCACTAACTTCTTGCGAATATGCCCAGCCATAATCGATAGTTGAGCAAATTGTTATGTGACGCAGATTGGGCGCCCGGATCTCCCATTCAATAAACTCGTCTCCCCCGATGTGGACTTCAGATAGTATCAGCTGCTCGAGCAATGGGGATGTCTCAATGATCTCCTCCAGTTGGTACTCTCCGTTCTGCTGGAACTTCACATCGACAAGGCTTAGCACTTTAAGGACGGGAAAGCCCTCGAAGTCTGGGGGTAGCGGCGGGATGTGACAGGCGGAGAGGTCGACGGAGATGAGGCAGCGCCAAGAGAAGACAGCGGAATGAAGGGAGAAGAACTCGTGGGGTTCCGGACTGAGGAAAATATCCTCGACGCAGCCGCGGCGGGAGAGGACGAGGAGCCAGTCGTCTAGGCGGCGGGCCGAGAGCTTGTCGAGGGATACGTAGAAGCGCTGGACGCGgccggagcagcggaggaggacgcAGTCGATGGTCGAGAGCGCCTCCTTGCCGGAAGGGATGGAGATGTCGATGGAGGGGAGCGTctcccagcggcggcgccaggcGCGGCAGAGTGCGGAGGTGCGGACGGCGTCGCGGAGGTCGAGGCGTGCG encodes:
- the LOC8062752 gene encoding F-box/FBD/LRR-repeat protein At1g13570; the encoded protein is MAPRRPLKKRQIPNSSAMPVGAVDTDALLSLPQEILDEVLARLDLRDAVRTSALCRAWRRRWETLPSIDISIPSGKEALSTIDCVLLRCSGRVQRFYVSLDKLSARRLDDWLLVLSRRGCVEDIFLSPEPHEFFSLHSAVFSWRCLISVDLSACHIPPLPPDFEGFPVLKVLSLVDVKFQQNGEYQLEEIIETSPLLEQLILSEVHIGGDEFIEWEIRAPNLRHITICSTIDYGWAYSQEVNGTKILENLPCNFDNLKSLKLFMDFCELPPILSVFCLLKSMPNLEKLKMKIYNGEVQKVELNGEFLNAQWEDGMCANLQILEMTGINWLPNEISFMKLILSKARLLRTLWISHHGDCSVSHVDPLHELVTCGKASAQAQVLFKGAVENH